TGATAGATAACAAACTTATCTCGTGATCGAGTCTGTTTGAACAACAAGTCAGCACAAAGCGGTTAAAGGTTAGAGTGAAGTCTCACTTTTACTGTGTTCTATGAAAGCGTTCAGGCTAGGTTTGGTCGGATCTGACTTATAACGCGTCTTGCTTAGCATGTAGCTTTCGCGAAATGCTTCAAACCATAGCTGTAAAGTCTTGGCGCCCTGCTCTTCGCCCGCTTGCTTTAATACTAAGCTCGCGACTTCTGCAGTAGAAAGGTGTTGTTCGTTGTCTGACTTACGCATCATGTATTGAGAAACTGATTCAGGCTCAATCGATAACACAGGTAAATCTTGTAGATATTCTGAACGACGGAAGATACGTCTTGCTTCACGCCAACTTCCATCGATGAAAATCAGCAGCAGCTTTTTATTTGGGTCACGTATTTGTGGCAAGTCTTGAACCACTCGCGTTTTGTCATCTGTGTAGTCTTCAGGAAACACAATAACAGGCTGATACTTGTCGTCTTTCAGCACATTCAACATCTCTGCGTTGGGCTCAGTGCGGTGCCAAAGGTAGGCATAGCTATCTTTAACGGTATCAAGAATTAAACGGCCGGTATTACTTGGTTTGAGTATTTCGTTGTCCGATAAGATCAACATGGTCGCGACGTTCGTATTTACGTCTGGTTGATGTTCACAGATACAGCTGTCTTGCTTGATTTTACAGAATTCACATCGCACGACTTTACACCCGCGCGCATTAAACGGTTTGGTAGCAATGGATAAACGGTGTTGATATAAACGGTGAAAAGCGTGGATTCTCATGGACAATAACGATAAATCTAGAAAAGTGGCACGATTGTACTTACAGTGTCCTTAGAATGATAGAAGGAATTCCCATGCAAGACCCATCACTGCTTCGCCTTGTTTGTTTTATTGTCGTTTTTGGATTGTGTGCACTTTGGGAATCCCGTTTTCCACGTAAAACACTCACTCAAAGCAAATGGTTTCGTTGGGCGAATAACTTCGCTCTGGTTGCTTTGAATAGCTTTTTATTGGCCACTCTCATTCCTATCGCAGCATTTCAAGCGGCGGTTATCGCACAAGAAAACCAATGGGGTTTGTTCAATACCCTGTCACTTCCGAAAGAACTGACCATTCTGGTCTGTGTATTGCTCTTAGATTGCGCTATTTACCTGCAGCATTTGGTGTTCCACCGTGTTCCTTGGTTATGGAAGTTACATCGAGTTCACCATGCAGACCTAGATATCGATGTCACTACCGGAACGCGCTTTCACCCTATTGAGATGTTCCTTTCGATGCTGATTAAAGTGAGTTTGGTGATCGCGCTTGGTGTCCCAGTCATTGCGGTCGTGATATTTGAAATTGTTCTTAATGCCAGTGCGATGTTTAACCACAGTAATGCACGTCTTCCGTTATGGATTGATAAGCGATTAAGAAAAGTGATAGTGACACCAGACATGCATCGCGTTCATCACTCGATCATTGTTAAAGAAACCCACTCAAACTTTGGCTTCTTTTTATCTGTGTGGGACATCTGGTTTAAGACTTACCGCGCTCAACCCAAGCTTGGCCACGATAAGGTGAATATTGGTGTTCCCGAGATTCAAGATGGTAAAGAGCAACGGTTGGACTTGATGTTGCGTCAGCCGTTTGCACAATTCCCGACAACGAAAGACTAGATTCAAACTCGTTTGTGGCTCAAGCTGATATTAAACTCAAACCTATATCTAGACAAAAACGCCCTTAGATTCATGTCGGAATTTAAGGGGGTTTCTGTATCGATAGGGATATAAGCGTAGCTAGTTGTGCTGTTTAGCTTAACTCCGCACACTCGTTTTCCTGTGCACGCTCGTTTACTTCAATACGTATTTGTGAAGCATGGCTTGTTGGTTCCCTGCTATCTCTCCGACTTGTTCTGAACTCTCGATCATAGATTCAAGTTGCAGCTTAGTATTCTCACCCTGCTCAGATACTCGGGTGATTGAATGCGTTACATCGACAGTCGCTCGTGCTTGCTGCTCAGTAGCCACCATGATTTGTTCAACACGCCCTTTGATCTGGCTAACCGCGAACTCTATCTTCTCGAAGGCCTGTTTTACATCTCCGCTGGTGTCCAGCGCATTCGCCATTTCGCTTCGCGATTCCGTTACAGAAGCTCGTGAGCGATCAGCCGCCGCCACCAATTCGTTCATCATATTACGAATATTAGTGGTTTGCTGGGAGGTACCACTCGCCAGTTTTCGTACTTCATCGGCAACCACTGCAAACCCGCGGCCTTGGTCTCCTGCTCGCGCTGCTTCTATTGCGGCATTCAATGCGAGTAAGTTAGTGTTTTCAGCAATACCACTGATCACGTCAACCATTTCACGAATCTGTTTAACGCGAATATCCAAGTCCGTCATCGATTCTTGATTCAGGCTAAGAGATTGCTCAAGCGCTTGTAATCGTTGTTGGTTAAGGCCAACCACTTGGCTGCCATTCACTGACTCATCTTCTGCTATTTGTGCATCGTCGTTCGATGCGTTAGAGATACGGGCAATCTCACCAATGGATGCTTCAAGTTCAGTAATCGTAGTTATCATATTCTGAAGTGATTCGTTCTGCTCATTCAAGCTAGAATTTGTTTTCTCTGCGGCGTCATGACTCACTTCAGCTGTTTGATAAAGCGTCTCACAGTTACGCGTTACCAAACGAACCGAGTCAGCGGTTGAATCTACGACTGTATTGAGTTTCGAAGTGATAACTTGCAGCTCCAGAGGTCCCAACAGTTCACTTTGTTTGGAGAAGTCGTGATCGGCAAGTGAACTTAATTGTTGGGTTATGTTTTTAAGCCCTTTATTCATCCAACGACGTAATACGAACCATGAGATCGCAATGATTACGGCAATCACCAGCCCGCTGATAAACAACACACTATCGATATTGATGATGGTTTGATTTACAACGAGCTCGCTTTCATCAATCAGTTGGGAAGCTGTAGAAGACAACTGATTCAGTGTGCTAATAACGGTATTTGCTAAGGTAATCACTTGCGTTAAGTTCTGCTCTTGCTGTTTAACCAGTTCGAGTTTCGATAGGATTTGCTTGATTACCCCCTTTTCTGTAAAGCCCTCTTTCACCATTTCGTAAGGTGCCGTCAAACTTGCGAACTCGGCGATGTCTGGGTGCCAATCAGCAAAGTCACCGTAAGCCAAGTTAAGGCCCGCAATTCGATTTCTGAGTTGACGATATTCATCGTGTGCTTTATCAATGTCAGATTGCATCATCAACATCAAAAAGGTGTTCGCCATCGCAGACGCACTGGATGTAAATCGATTCGCAGCATCACTCGCTTCCGGGTTGTCTTCAACCAAAAACGAGCTGATTCGATTCATTTCTGGTCCGATAGATCCAACGCCATAACGGAACTCGCCCATTTTACTGTCGATGATATTTTGCTTACTTTGAATCTCAATTTGCGCTAGCAGTACCGTGTTGGTCATGTTTTGCAGTTGCGTCATGTCATCGATAAGGTTTTGTTGTTGCTCTAAAGAGATCGCTTCAGGAAAAGATTGGGAGATAAAAAGGAGTTCCTCTAGCGTGGTATTACTCTCTGTTGCGAGTTGAACAATTGAGCCCCTTGTGGCATTCAGTGTATCTAAGTCGGTTGATTGGGTGCTGTAAGTGAGAAGTTTTACTTGTTCTAATACGCTTTGCGTTAATTCGGCGTTATGTAGAGCAAGGGGTAATGCTTGTTCTGAAAGTGCATCAAAATGTTCTCCGACTCGCTCAACTCCCCGAATACTAACCATTGACAAAAAACTAACGAGTAAAAGAATGGAAATAAATACAGCGGTAACAGTTTGAATGAGCGAAAATGTATAACGTGAGGGTTTTATTGATAAATTTGTGTCGGGCATGTGAAATCCAATTTGACTACGAAAAGAGATATCCTTAAGTTAGTCCGTATACTAGAAGTCCTTGGTGACGTTTATATTTCAGTTTTTTGTCAGAAGAGTTACATATGAAATTCAGAGAAATGGCTGTAGTTACAATAACTTTGGCAACATTGGCTGCTTGTAGCTCGACTCCTTCCCCTTCTCAACTTAGTCAAACCGCTCAAAAACCCTTATCAAAGTCAGAGCAATTGACTACCAATGCATATATGAGTGTGTATGAACAGTGGAAAGGTGTGCCATATCATTTTGGTGGGACATCATTTCGAGGCGTAGACTGTTCCGCTTTTGTTCAAATCGCCGTTCAAAATGCGACACAACAAGCTCTACCGAGAACCACAAAAGATCAGAGTAAAAAGGGAAAAGAAATTGCGTATGAACAGGCAACAAGTGGTGATTTGGTGTTTTTCAAAACTTCGATGACAGTGCGACACGTAGGCGTGTATTTAGGAAATAATCAATTCCTACATGCTTCGACATCAAAGGGTGTCATTATATCGAGGTTGGATAACCCTTATTGGGCGTCTAAGTTTTGGCACTTTAGGCGTTTATAACAGCTTAATAGATTAACCGCCAAACAACGTCACTTTTTAAGGTGTCGCTTAAACGCCTAGATCATCGTAGTTAATGGGCTAGCGAGGAAATAGACCGTTAGTCGTACTTGGCGACAGCCGTGTCAAATAGGTTCTTCACGAGCGCGATGTACTCATCTAGAAATACAATTTGCTCGTTGGTCGCTTTCTTCGCCCAAACCCCCGCTAACACTTCACCTAAATCGGCTACCACAGCATCGGCTTCTTTCAAGAGTTGAAAACGAACACTCGAATGCAACTCTGGATTTTGCTCAAAAATAGCCATGATGTTTGTTGAAATCATGTCAGTGATGATGTCTTCAACACTCTCATTGCCTGTATCGCCATTACTATTGGTAAAGACGTCCAGATTAAATGATAAGTGCTCGATAAGAGCCAAATAGCCATCGGTTTCTACAACCACAATAAATCTCCGTTTTAAGCTCAAGAGCAGATTAATACGTACTTGCTTAATACTATGTAAATGAAGCGGTTTGTCATCACTTTATTACCAAAAACCGTATTAAAATGATCCTAGTTAGTATTTCAGCTTAAATTTAAATCAATATGGCTCTATGTTTCATACCAGCCCGCTTAAGCTATAAGTAAGTGAACGCCTAACAAAGTCTAAAACAAACTTTTAATTAATGTACTGCGCTAGTTAACAATAGCGATAGTTAACAAGAGTCCTATCCACTTTCTTTAAAAGCTCATTTATGTTGGTGCGTAGACAATAGCAAGCTCCCTCGACTTTTCCAGTTTGAAGGGTTCAAAACCGTTTCCATTGTGATACCAGCTCCAAACAATTTATGACGTCTGATTGGTAATTTCTGTTTGTATTTCAAATATCTTGAATTAGTTTGAGTTCACAAATTGAGTAATTGATTCAGCATAAGCTGAACCAGAGATAAGAACATTGACGAGTGCGTCTATAAATTGCTCAGTTTTATCCTAAACTATTGCTATTAAACAAACAGTATTTCTAACTTTGATTTTTTTAACTTTCAGTCTTTGAGGATTTCCTATGTGGCAGGCCATTTCTCAACAACTTTCAGATACTCTTCTATTTAACTTTCAGATTACTGAACGTACTAAGGTTTCTGGTGGCGACATTAACGATTGCTATATGATCAGCGATGGTAATGAACGTTACTTTGTGAAAGTGAACCAGCGAGAATTTTTACCTAAGTTTGAAATTGAAGCTGAAAACTTGCGTTTGCTAAGAGAGACTTCCACCGTTTATGTTCCCGAATTGGTACTGATTGGTAAAACCAAAGAGTGCTCTTTCATTATCCTCAATTACTTGCCAACCAAGCCACTTGAAACGGGTAATAACAGCTTTGATTTCGGGGTCCAGCTTGCTCGCCTTCATCTGTGGGGTGAGCAAAAAGAGTTCGGTTGCGACCAAGACAACTATATCGGCAGTACACTTCAACCTAATCCTTGGCATAAGAAATGGGGCCGTTTTTTTTCTGAGCAGCGCATTGGTTTCCAACTCCAGTTGCTAAAAGAAAAAGGCATCGAATTCGGTGACATCGATGACATCGTTGATGTGGTGAATATGCGTCTTGCAGGCCACAACCCTCGCCCTTCTTTGCTTCATGGGGACCTCTGGAATGGCAACGTCGCAAATTCAGCCTTTGGGCCAATCTGTTATGACCCTGCTTGTTATTGGGGCGATCATGAATGTGATTTGGCGTTAACGGAATTGTTTGAAGGGTTTCCAAAAGAGTTTTATGAAGGTTACCAGAGCGTCAATCCACTCGACGTTGGCTATACTGATCGGAAAGACATTTACAACTTGTACCATCTTCTTAACCACTGCAATCAATTTGGCGGCGAATATTTAGCACAAACTGAAGCATGCATTCAGAAGATACAGGCCGTTTAATATCAATCACAGCTAGCGACTGGGGTCGATATAAGTTGCAATGTTCGATATTGCTATTTATTACGATCTATTCAAGCTACTACGATTGTTACAAGTTACAGTGAGGAGAATTCGCCATGCATAAATACACAGAGAAACATGTCTCCTGCCCCCACTGTGGGCATGCAATCAGCATAACGCTCGATGCTTCTAATGGGAGCCAAGATTTTTATGACGATTGCCCTGCATGTTGCAATGCCATTCACCTCGACATGCAGGTAGATGAAGTAAGAGACAGAATTCATCTTTCGATTGATGCAGACGATGAACAAGTCTTCTGAAATACACCTTCTCTTAGTGAGCTAGAGCAAATTAAAATTACAAAAAAGAGCACGTTATGTGTAATGCCAGTCAGTTAAGCTGACTGGCATTTTTTCTGTTTGTTGCATATTTCTTGGGTTTCAGTTTTACCCAGCGAGGATAGCTTCTATCTTCTCTTCGGGGTGGTAGGATAAACATAGATACTTGCTGTAATAACACTTCATAGTGTTTAGGTAGTTTTCCCGGGCTCGTTAAAGGTAAAGCAGCGAAGTATTGAGTCACAGCCATGGCACTACTCGTAAAGCTTAATTGATTCGGCCAGATGCTTCTAACTTACTCGCTGCTTTTGTCATAACCTGCCTTATAAGGTTATAGGCTAACAAAATTCCCCAGAGCTCCTGTTTGACCATATCTGGCCGCTTACTTCGCAATGTATACTCACTATCCAGCAAGGTTTGCTTCATTTCCCGATAGCCTAATTCGATCTCCCAACGATAGCGATAGAGCTCTACGATGTCTTCACCAGGAAAGCGCAACCCATCACACATTGATGTAAGTACCTGATATTCCTTACCCTTGATAATTTTCGATACTAACCTTGCTTCTATTGTCTCAGGGAGATCACTGAACTTCTTTCTTGCCTGAGGTGTTGTTTTTATGGCAACGATAGCGTCACTCCGGCTATATTTATGGACGACTTCATACTGAAAGTCCTTTCTCACAGGGAGCATCCAATGCCTTTCTTGACCTACTTTGTTCCAACGATTAAGCAGCCCTAAAGAGTAATATCCTTTATCAAAAATAGTCAGAGAATGATTTGGTGTTTGCTCGATGAGCTCTTCTGCGAGCCGCATTTCGCTGGTGCGATAGTCAGAGAATGCACTATCGATTAGTTGATGACTTGTAAGCTCCATCAAGCAAACCATACGTACCTTAGGGTAAATATTTTCAGATGATTGATTACGCTGTGCTTTAAATTCTTGATGATTTTCAGGTGTATCTGTTGTTCTCCAAACGACACCATCGACGGAGAGAAGGTTTAATCCACACCAAGTTTCGAAGTTAGACGCTTGATAGCTATGCGCTGCCATCTTCTTAAAGACTTGCTTTACACCTTCTTCACCTAATCTCTGCCTCGCTTGAACAACAGCACTTGGTGCAACAAAACGTTGTTTGTCTGGCAGGACAATATCGAGTTGGTTAGCGATATCCCAAACAGATTGTTGACGAAAGAGACTCATTCCAACAACGGACCAAAGTACTGCTTCCAAAGGTAACCGTCTTCTTCTAACGGTTGCTACGCCAGCTTGCTCAAAGCCTTGCTGGATAAGCTCTGGACTAAGAATGTCAGAGTATTTGTCAAAGTGATGGAAGGTATTACATGACCGAAAAGTATTAGCAAGTTGGCTTTCTAAAGACATAAAAAATCCGATATTAGTTTCCTAATATCGGATTTTGAAGCCTTTTGAGGATCGGTCAAATGATCTCACAAATTTCTTAACTGATCGGCATTACACGTTATGTGCTCTTTTTTGTAGCGTTACTTCTGGTTCGCTAGTACGCGTTCAACGGTATCAACAATAGCCTGTGTTTGAGGATCAAACTCAATGTTTACTTGGTCACCTACTTCACGGCCGCCAAACAGAGTACGATTCAGCGTTTCTGGAATCAGGTGAACAGAGAAACGGTTCTCTTCCACTTCACCGATCGTCAATGAACAACCATCAACGCCGATGTAGCCCTTGCTTAACACATACTTCATTGATTCTTGAGGTAGTTCAAACCAGAGCGTGCGGTTGTTTTCTGTCTTAATCACATCAACCAAGTTAGCCATCAACGTAATGTGACCAGACATGCTATGCCCGCCAATTTCATCACCAAACTTTGCTGCACGCTCAATATTCACTTTGTCACCAACATTCAGTTGGCCCAAGTTCGTCAATCTTAATGTGGCTTGCATTAAATCAAAGGCGATCTGGTTACCTGAAATTTCCGTTACCGTTAAGCAACAACCGTTATGAGCTACTGAAGCACCAATTGCTAATCCCTCAACCATTTCGTCGCTTAGCTCAATGGTATGAGTTTGAAACAACTCTTTTTTATTTATAGCAACCAGTGTTGCCATGCCTTGAACGATACCTGTAAACATAAGATTCCTATTTAGCATTCTAGGGCGTGTTGACCTTTCGTGGTTAAATTTTGTTCGAGATAAAAGCGTTTTAATCGCGGCGAGGGGGAAGTAGCCTAGTCATTCTAAGTAAATCTCCCTCAACAAAGAGTAAAACGCTTTTTGCGGGGGCGCCCAGCTCGAACCCTTCGGGCAGCGTTTGCTGGTCATTTTTACTACGTTATCGGCTTCTCATGTAGGCTAGCTACACATCGACGCCTCTGCCTTGTATAAATACCCAGCAACTCGCTGCAAAAATCAGCTCGAAAGATCAATACGCCCTAATAACAGTTTTTCATAGCAGTTATTGTGACATTTCTTTATGATTCGTCCAGTGGAAGCTTAAGATCATTGTCTCTGATTCCTTCAGAATGTCCTTTCCTACACTATTATTCTAATTTTCCCTCTTATTTGGAGTTGTTTGTGCATCGTTACAAAGAAGAATCCTCGAATCTAATCAAACTTGCGGCTCCTGTATTGATTGCATCTGTCGCACAAACTGGAATGGGTTTTGTTGATACCGTGATGGCAGGTGGCGTAAGTGCTATCGATATGGCGGCGGTTTCGATTGCAGCAAGTATCTGGCTACCATCAATTTTATTTGGTGTCGGTCTATTGATGGCATTGGTTCCTGTCGTTGCACAACTGAATGGTTCTGGTCGACAAGTCAAAATTCCATTTGAGATTCAACAAGGTGCGTTTTTAGCGCTCGTCATCTCCCTTCCAATCATTGGTGTACTTTTTCAAACACAATTGATATTGGAGTGGATGGACATTGAACAACTCATGGCGGAAAAGACCATCGGCTATATGAATGCGGTGATGTTTG
This region of Vibrio sp. BS-M-Sm-2 genomic DNA includes:
- a CDS encoding tRNA-uridine aminocarboxypropyltransferase, coding for MSMRIHAFHRLYQHRLSIATKPFNARGCKVVRCEFCKIKQDSCICEHQPDVNTNVATMLILSDNEILKPSNTGRLILDTVKDSYAYLWHRTEPNAEMLNVLKDDKYQPVIVFPEDYTDDKTRVVQDLPQIRDPNKKLLLIFIDGSWREARRIFRRSEYLQDLPVLSIEPESVSQYMMRKSDNEQHLSTAEVASLVLKQAGEEQGAKTLQLWFEAFRESYMLSKTRYKSDPTKPSLNAFIEHSKSETSL
- a CDS encoding sterol desaturase family protein; protein product: MQDPSLLRLVCFIVVFGLCALWESRFPRKTLTQSKWFRWANNFALVALNSFLLATLIPIAAFQAAVIAQENQWGLFNTLSLPKELTILVCVLLLDCAIYLQHLVFHRVPWLWKLHRVHHADLDIDVTTGTRFHPIEMFLSMLIKVSLVIALGVPVIAVVIFEIVLNASAMFNHSNARLPLWIDKRLRKVIVTPDMHRVHHSIIVKETHSNFGFFLSVWDIWFKTYRAQPKLGHDKVNIGVPEIQDGKEQRLDLMLRQPFAQFPTTKD
- a CDS encoding methyl-accepting chemotaxis protein — encoded protein: MPDTNLSIKPSRYTFSLIQTVTAVFISILLLVSFLSMVSIRGVERVGEHFDALSEQALPLALHNAELTQSVLEQVKLLTYSTQSTDLDTLNATRGSIVQLATESNTTLEELLFISQSFPEAISLEQQQNLIDDMTQLQNMTNTVLLAQIEIQSKQNIIDSKMGEFRYGVGSIGPEMNRISSFLVEDNPEASDAANRFTSSASAMANTFLMLMMQSDIDKAHDEYRQLRNRIAGLNLAYGDFADWHPDIAEFASLTAPYEMVKEGFTEKGVIKQILSKLELVKQQEQNLTQVITLANTVISTLNQLSSTASQLIDESELVVNQTIINIDSVLFISGLVIAVIIAISWFVLRRWMNKGLKNITQQLSSLADHDFSKQSELLGPLELQVITSKLNTVVDSTADSVRLVTRNCETLYQTAEVSHDAAEKTNSSLNEQNESLQNMITTITELEASIGEIARISNASNDDAQIAEDESVNGSQVVGLNQQRLQALEQSLSLNQESMTDLDIRVKQIREMVDVISGIAENTNLLALNAAIEAARAGDQGRGFAVVADEVRKLASGTSQQTTNIRNMMNELVAAADRSRASVTESRSEMANALDTSGDVKQAFEKIEFAVSQIKGRVEQIMVATEQQARATVDVTHSITRVSEQGENTKLQLESMIESSEQVGEIAGNQQAMLHKYVLK
- a CDS encoding C40 family peptidase codes for the protein MKFREMAVVTITLATLAACSSTPSPSQLSQTAQKPLSKSEQLTTNAYMSVYEQWKGVPYHFGGTSFRGVDCSAFVQIAVQNATQQALPRTTKDQSKKGKEIAYEQATSGDLVFFKTSMTVRHVGVYLGNNQFLHASTSKGVIISRLDNPYWASKFWHFRRL
- a CDS encoding DUF3802 family protein, whose amino-acid sequence is MVVETDGYLALIEHLSFNLDVFTNSNGDTGNESVEDIITDMISTNIMAIFEQNPELHSSVRFQLLKEADAVVADLGEVLAGVWAKKATNEQIVFLDEYIALVKNLFDTAVAKYD
- a CDS encoding fructosamine kinase family protein is translated as MWQAISQQLSDTLLFNFQITERTKVSGGDINDCYMISDGNERYFVKVNQREFLPKFEIEAENLRLLRETSTVYVPELVLIGKTKECSFIILNYLPTKPLETGNNSFDFGVQLARLHLWGEQKEFGCDQDNYIGSTLQPNPWHKKWGRFFSEQRIGFQLQLLKEKGIEFGDIDDIVDVVNMRLAGHNPRPSLLHGDLWNGNVANSAFGPICYDPACYWGDHECDLALTELFEGFPKEFYEGYQSVNPLDVGYTDRKDIYNLYHLLNHCNQFGGEYLAQTEACIQKIQAV
- a CDS encoding CPXCG motif-containing cysteine-rich protein, giving the protein MHKYTEKHVSCPHCGHAISITLDASNGSQDFYDDCPACCNAIHLDMQVDEVRDRIHLSIDADDEQVF
- a CDS encoding riboflavin synthase subunit alpha, with translation MFTGIVQGMATLVAINKKELFQTHTIELSDEMVEGLAIGASVAHNGCCLTVTEISGNQIAFDLMQATLRLTNLGQLNVGDKVNIERAAKFGDEIGGHSMSGHITLMANLVDVIKTENNRTLWFELPQESMKYVLSKGYIGVDGCSLTIGEVEENRFSVHLIPETLNRTLFGGREVGDQVNIEFDPQTQAIVDTVERVLANQK